The genome window TTGACCGTCACCAGAGACTTCGCATCTATTCCCCAGCGGATAGCCGTGCCTGGTACGCTCGTCCTGAGTGGTTCGGACCacgccttggccttcttcagaTACATTTGCACCGTGACGCCAGTGGACCCAACTGTCGCGAGGTACTGCCCAGTGCGGTCCCACGCAAGAGACTGCGCATCGCCCGTCTGgagctccttggccttggccgcATCACCCTCTTTCCGCAGGTCGAAAATGGTAACCGTCTGCTGGCCCTTGCCCGTTGCCGCAAACCAGTACCCATTCTCGGAGAACACCAGCGCCTGGACAGGAGCCCCAAGGTGAAAGTTGACAACCTTGACGCCATCCTTGGTGTGGAAGACATTAATATCTCCCGCCTGTGTGCCAGCAGCAAGAAAGTGGCCGTCGGGGTGGAAGGCACAGGATGTCAGAGCTGGTGAATTGGTCAGTAACTTTTGTTTTGGTATATAGCGAATGGGGGGGAAACATACCAGCATCCGTGTAGCCTCGAGACACCTGTTGCAGTGTCTCAAGATCGTAAAAGACAAAGCTCTTGTCAACGCCAACCGAGGCCAGGATACGGCCACCGGGGTGGACAGTGAGACCAGTGACTGCACCGGCGTGTACGTGGAATGAAGCAACCTCGCTGCCGCTGTCCAACACCTTGACCGAGCCCTTGGAGGTACCCAGGATAACCTTGCTTCCCGTCCACACCGTACATGTCACTGGCTCACCGATATCCAGCGAGCGCTCCACTGTGTTGCCCTGAATGGAATAGATATCGGCCTTGCCATCCAACCCGCCAATGACAGCATACTCAGATTCGACatcgagggaggaggcttgCGAGACGGAGAGATCGGTGTGCCCAGTTTGCTGGAAGGCTGAGACTTCGTCTGGGGTGGCCCAGTTCTCTGGGGCGGGTCGCTTCTCGCGCCGGCGTTGTGTTAACCTGCAAAAGAATAGTCAGCACCATGTCATCGCTACTCCTTTCGCCCAGTACTTGGTGTCCACGTACTGTTGTTGCACCTCATTGACATGTTCCACCAGTCCTTCTGGGAGACCCTCGTTGTCCACCGCCATAGCATCGCTATTGGAAGTACCGCCAGCCGAGGGCGCAACGGTGATCTTGGAAAGAGCATCCCGGGCCTCATCCCGCTCCTTGGTCAGCCGCGCAATCACGCGCACGGCGGCATCGTGTTGGTACAGGGCCGTCGCAAGCTCTTCTCTTGTTCTAGACAGCTGCTCCCTTGTATTGTATGCTTCCAATACCAACGCGTCCCACTCATCCTGAAAGGCCTTCAACAGCGACGGCAGAGAGGTGAAAtttggaggacgaggtcggACGACGCGGCTGGTCTTGACATCGAGGAGGTCTTCGGGGTCGAGCTCTTCTTCGGTGCCTGGTTCTTTTCCGTTTTCTTGAATGTACTTGAGAATTAGGCGCTTCTCAAAGACAGTGCCTGGTCATCGGAGGGTTGGTTAGCTTGCGACCTCTCGAGCTGCGACTGCGGCAGACTGACCTGTCTTTCTCGAAACAACAGGCTCCTCGGGAACCTCGCCAGACACTGCGTCAGATTAGCGAATGATCGATCCCAGAGTTTTCCGGTATCGACTTACGTGCGCAAAGCATTTTTCGAT of Podospora pseudopauciseta strain CBS 411.78 chromosome 7 map unlocalized CBS411.78m_7, whole genome shotgun sequence contains these proteins:
- a CDS encoding uncharacterized protein (COG:S; EggNog:ENOG503NV8G; BUSCO:EOG092642I5), which produces MLCALSGEVPEEPVVSRKTGTVFEKRLILKYIQENGKEPGTEEELDPEDLLDVKTSRVVRPRPPNFTSLPSLLKAFQDEWDALVLEAYNTREQLSRTREELATALYQHDAAVRVIARLTKERDEARDALSKITVAPSAGGTSNSDAMAVDNEGLPEGLVEHVNEVQQQLTQRRREKRPAPENWATPDEVSAFQQTGHTDLSVSQASSLDVESEYAVIGGLDGKADIYSIQGNTVERSLDIGEPVTCTVWTGSKVILGTSKGSVKVLDSGSEVASFHVHAGAVTGLTVHPGGRILASVGVDKSFVFYDLETLQQVSRGYTDAALTSCAFHPDGHFLAAGTQAGDINVFHTKDGVKVVNFHLGAPVQALVFSENGYWFAATGKGQQTVTIFDLRKEGDAAKAKELQTGDAQSLAWDRTGQYLATVGSTGVTVQMYLKKAKAWSEPLRTSVPGTAIRWGIDAKSLVTVNKEGVVSVLKESA